GGCGTGTCAGCAGTTCACTGGGATAGGCAGGCTTATGGATGATGAAATCTATCAGTTCCAAGCGTCAGAGGATTTCTGCCCATCAAGACGCGAGGTTGAAATTTTTCATGGCGAAGATACTTCCATTTTGCCGCTAATCCCTGGACTGAATTTTATTCAGGACAAGAAAAACTGGGGCTATCCGTTTCGTTTTGGTTTGTTCGAAATCGATCAGCAAGACTTTGAACTGATTTCTTCACAAATGCTGGAAAAGAGCCATGTCCAAAAAGATTGAATTTCATTTTAAGAAACCCGAAGAAAGCCCGGGTTATCTTTTGGGGCAGTTAACCATGCTATGGCAAAGGAAACAAAAGCGTGTGCTGGATCCTTTGGATCTAACCTCTACCCAGTTTGCGCTACTCTGTGCCCTGGCCTGGCTATCTAGGGAGAGTGATAAAGTTACGCAGGTCGATATAGCTAATCAGGGCAATGCGGATAGGATGATGGTGTCAAAGGTCTTAAGGACACTCGAAGAAAAAGAATTCATCACCCGCCATGATCACCCGATAGACACCAGGGCAAAGCTGATTAAGCTGACTACGAAAGGAGAAGTAGTACTTCAAAAAGCCATTATTTGTGTCGAAAACGCTGACTTGGAATTTTTCAACGAATTAGGATCAGATTTGACTTCTTTTAACTCCACTATGCTGGCACTCATCAAACAAAATACAAAAGACGTTTAACAGTCACTAGCGGGACAAGCGAAGTACAAATCAAGTTACTGATCCAGTGACAATGAAGGATAAATCCGTCAAATTTGAATGCAATTAGGACTATCAACCAACATTCCTTAAACAGTTCTTTTGCATCTGCCGCTTCTCCTATGAATGGACAGCATACTCTTAATAAAAAAAAGGCTTTTTACAGCCTTTTTTTTATTTGTTCTTTGTTATAAATAATTTTCATCCGAAAAATGCCTTATCCAGGTCTTGATGAAATGCTTCTGCACCCAATTCTAAACGCTTGTTGTAATCATCATTTGCAACAGCGCCAACCAAGTAACGCAACTGGTTTTTTCCGTCTGTGGCAGCTTGGTATATCACTTCTGAAACAGTTTCCGCAGGAGCAAGACTGTTGATGACTTCGTCGCTAAAAAATACTTTTTTGAAGCCATCGAAAAAATCTTCATAGGCCGGATGCTCAG
The nucleotide sequence above comes from Dyadobacter subterraneus. Encoded proteins:
- a CDS encoding EVE domain-containing protein; the protein is MNRDTKNWIISASKEHVKSAFMQVIAQTCHGKASPLKRLRKDDVVIFYSGKQTLGKPQACQQFTGIGRLMDDEIYQFQASEDFCPSRREVEIFHGEDTSILPLIPGLNFIQDKKNWGYPFRFGLFEIDQQDFELISSQMLEKSHVQKD
- a CDS encoding MarR family winged helix-turn-helix transcriptional regulator codes for the protein MSKKIEFHFKKPEESPGYLLGQLTMLWQRKQKRVLDPLDLTSTQFALLCALAWLSRESDKVTQVDIANQGNADRMMVSKVLRTLEEKEFITRHDHPIDTRAKLIKLTTKGEVVLQKAIICVENADLEFFNELGSDLTSFNSTMLALIKQNTKDV